CGCAGTTGGATCGGCATAGCCTTCCTTTTCCACTTTGGCCAACCCCACAACCTGCTTCTCACTGACGCTATGGTAAAAAAGCACGAAATCCCCTTTTTTCATGGATCGAAGATTATTGCGAGCCAGAAAATTTCTTACCCCGGTCCAAGCGGTTTTTCCGTCCTTCACGAAGGTTGTCCAGGAATAAGCCTCGGGTTCCTGTTTTACGAGCCAATAGTTTTTCGCCATAGTTCTCCTGTTTTACCTATCTCCACAAATTCTTGCAACGCCATGCCTTCCGGATTTACCCGGAAAATTCCTTGTTTTCCACCGCTCCATTCTATGGCTTAATTTCATCATGGCTTTAGCTGAAAACCTGGAAAAAATTCAACAACGAATCAACGCTGCTTGTGAAAGGGCCGGACGGCAGCCGGAGACGGTTACACTTCAAGCAGTCAGCAAGGGGCAGTTGCCGGCTGCCATCCGGGAAGCCAGCAAACTGGGATTAACTCTCTTTGGCGAAAATAAAGTGCAGGAAGCCAAGGCAAAAATCGGACAATGTCCCGCCAATCTCCGCTGGCATATGATCGGTCATTTGCAATCCAATAAATGCCGTGATGCAGTCCACTTCTTTCAGATGATCCAAAGTGTCGATAGCCTTGCCCTGGCTCAGGAAATCGATAAATGGGCTGACAAGTCAGCCAAAACAATGCCCATATTGTTGGAAGTCAACATTGCGGGCGAGTCGAGCAAATTTGGCTACCGGCCTGACCAATTGCTTTCGGAACTCCTCCAGATCAATGCGCTGCACAAAATTGAAATTCACGGCCTGATGACCATTGCCCCGTGGACTCCTGAGCCCGAGAAAGTGCGCCCCATCTTCCAGAAACTCCGCCTGCTAAAGGAAGAATGCGAAAAAATTCTTGGTGCGCCGTTGCCGCATCTGAGCATGGGGATGAGCGGCGATTTCGAAATAGCCATTGAAGAAGGCGCCACCATTGTTCGCATCGGTACCGCCTTATTTGGTCCGCGTGCCAGGGCTACCAAGGATACCAGGGAGACCAAGCAAAACGGTGAGGTCTAGATTGGCGTTCGGCTTCAACTTTTAGATTTAACTTTTGCCAGATCACGGTAAAATATCGTTGTGACCGTTGAAATGTTCAGAACTGAATTAGCAGAAGCTCTCAAGGCATATGAAAAGTACATCATATGCATAGATAAAACGCCGGACAAATTTGAAGAGTCACTGTATTCGCTCATGCAAAAAGCCATTAAGGCTTATGAAACTCGCGGCCCCACTCTCCGGCATGGAATTGCTCTGGACCGGCAGGTAACGATCATTCTCAGCCAGACGGACGAAGAACGTCCCTTGTGTGGAATCTATTTTAACCTCCACTCTCCCTACCAAAAACAGGGAACTGCCAAAGCCACAGGCGCCCATAAATAACCGGAAGCCTAAGCTGCCTCGGAACGCATGGTTTTATTTCAAGCTGGCCATGCGCACCGTCTTTTCAAGCAATCAATTCCCCCTCAGTTCGTCTCCTGGTTGCACTTCACCATTGACGATGTCAGCAACGATGTTTTCCTGTTGTTGTGGCCCGGTTACTTTTACTTCTCCAACTTTCAGTCCACGGCGATAGACACTCAAGCGTGTGTCGTTCGCTGGCATGGTGCCAACTGGAAAACTAAGCACTGCATAT
The sequence above is drawn from the Pedosphaera parvula Ellin514 genome and encodes:
- a CDS encoding EVE domain-containing protein, with the translated sequence MAKNYWLVKQEPEAYSWTTFVKDGKTAWTGVRNFLARNNLRSMKKGDFVLFYHSVSEKQVVGLAKVEKEGYADPTATEGDWVAVDLVPVKTLGKPVTLEVIKADKILKDMLLVRQSRLSVTSLNKEQFEHLMKLAETKC
- a CDS encoding YggS family pyridoxal phosphate-dependent enzyme is translated as MALAENLEKIQQRINAACERAGRQPETVTLQAVSKGQLPAAIREASKLGLTLFGENKVQEAKAKIGQCPANLRWHMIGHLQSNKCRDAVHFFQMIQSVDSLALAQEIDKWADKSAKTMPILLEVNIAGESSKFGYRPDQLLSELLQINALHKIEIHGLMTIAPWTPEPEKVRPIFQKLRLLKEECEKILGAPLPHLSMGMSGDFEIAIEEGATIVRIGTALFGPRARATKDTRETKQNGEV